TACTCGCCCTCGCCGCCCGGGGCGAACGAGGTTGCAATGATCACGTACTCGCCGGCCTCGGGGAGCTGCACCTCCACGGCCGAGTTGGTGCCTTGCTCGCCCTCGTCGTCGTTGGATGCGATCTCCTGGAACGCGCCGTCCACCATCCGGCCGATGGACAGGTACGCGTCGAACGCCTCCGCGGCCATCGTCACGCGGATGCGCTCGCCCGCGCTTCCCGTGATGATGTAGTGGTCCGTCCAGCGTCCATCTTCCTCGTTCTCCGCGTCGCCCGCTTGCAGGCGGCCATGCACCGGCTGGCCGCGTGAAAGGCGCACGGGCCGGGGAGCGGCGGCCGGGCCGCGGTCCGCCACCGTCAGCGTGTACTCGCCCAGGACTTCGCCCTCGACACCCGCCTGCACCAGCGTTTCGCCCGAGGGCGGCAGCGTGAGCAGCAGCACGCCCTGGCCCTGTCCGAACGCGTCCGGAACGAACTCGTCGCCGGCCATGCTTCCCCCGTTCAGCGCCGGGAAGAAGTCGCCCATCAGCATGCGCAGCCGCAGCCGCTGCCCCGGCGTGCCGCGAACCCGGTACAGGTCGAAGAAGCCGCCGCCGCCCGGCCCGGCGCCGTACTCGCGGTCCGTCTCCTCCAGCTCCCCCGTCACCGTCTGCCCCACCCGCAGGTCGCCGATGGCCAGGCGCTTGGCCGGCATCGTATCGACGCTCACGGTGAACGCCCCCGTTCCTTCCGGCAGCAGCGACTGCGCGATCAGCAGGTAGGTGCCCGACGCGGGCGCGGTGAAGCGGAGGCGCGCGTTGGTCTCGCCCGCGCCATCGTCGTCCATCAGCATGTGGTCCGTGATGCCTCCCACCGTTCGCGCCACGGTAAGGTACGCGTCGAAGTCGGAGGACTGCAGCGTGGCGACGTAGCGTCGGCCGGCCTCGGCCTGGAATCGGTAGACCTTGAACGGGCCGCGCTCGTACAGCGCCGGATCACCCGTACTCAGCTGCCCGGAGGCGCGCTGTCCCACGGCGAGAACGGGGAATGCGGCGTCGGGCTGCGCCCGCAGGGGGGCGGCGAGCGCGACGGCCAGCACGGTGGCGATGGACAGGGTTCTCATCGGGGGGCCGGATCTTCTGAAATGATGGATGCACGGAAACCGGCCCGGCCGGGCCGATGGAGGGCAACATAGGCGTGCGGCCGCCCCGTGGACAAGAAAGATTTTCGGCCGCGGCGCCCTTGCCTGGCGCGCCCGGTCCGCACATTCTACGCGGCTTCGCAGGGGCGGCATCCGCCCGCCGCACACACGAGATTTCCGCGACCGACCCGACCCGGTGACGACGACCGCATCGCAGGCCTTCACCTACTCCGGCGAAGAGCTGGACGCGCTGGCCAAAGCCCGCAACTACTATGGCTGGATCGCCCGCCGGTTCGCGCCGTACCTGGGGCGGCGGATCGTGGAGGTGGGCGCGGGCATCGGCACCTTCGCCGAGCACCTGCGCGCCGCCGCGCCTGATGCGCAACTCACCCTGGTGGAGCCCGCCGCCAACAACTGGCCCCACCTCAGCGCGCGGTTCGCGCGACGGCCCCACGTCACCACGCGCCGCGGCTACCTGGCCGATGCGGGTGAGCCCGGCAGCGCCGACACGGTGGTGGCAGTGAACGTGATGGAGCACGTGCGCGACGACGCCACCTTCCTGGCCGATGCGCACCGTCTGCTTTCGCCCGGCGGCCACGCGCTGCTCTTCGTCCCCGCCCTGCCCGCCATCTACGGCGCTCTGGACGAGGCGTTCGATCATTACCGGCGGTACACGAAACGCGAGCTGACT
The Longimicrobium sp. DNA segment above includes these coding regions:
- a CDS encoding class I SAM-dependent methyltransferase; the protein is MTTTASQAFTYSGEELDALAKARNYYGWIARRFAPYLGRRIVEVGAGIGTFAEHLRAAAPDAQLTLVEPAANNWPHLSARFARRPHVTTRRGYLADAGEPGSADTVVAVNVMEHVRDDATFLADAHRLLSPGGHALLFVPALPAIYGALDEAFDHYRRYTKRELTGRLREAGFTPLSVDYTNLPGVLAWWMSGKVLRRRTVSARDAKLYDRWMIPWISRLERVWTPPVGQSLIAIARRGDA